Proteins from a genomic interval of Paenibacillus sp. FSL H8-0048:
- a CDS encoding PH domain-containing protein, with translation MTIFNGLLGNATQVELGEVQREYGRILAPNEKIERAYKLVRDMFIFTDKRLILVDKQGMTGKKTEYHSVPYKSITHYSVETAGHFDLDAELCLYISGAGLPLKKTFNKSVDIYEVQAVLSQYILK, from the coding sequence ATGACGATTTTTAACGGATTGCTGGGCAATGCGACCCAGGTTGAGCTGGGAGAGGTGCAGCGGGAATACGGACGGATTCTGGCTCCGAATGAAAAGATTGAGCGCGCCTATAAGCTGGTCCGGGACATGTTTATTTTTACAGACAAGCGGCTGATTCTTGTAGACAAGCAGGGGATGACCGGCAAAAAAACCGAATACCACTCTGTTCCTTACAAAAGCATCACCCATTACTCCGTGGAGACGGCGGGGCATTTCGACCTGGATGCGGAGCTGTGCCTATATATCTCGGGCGCGGGGCTGCCGCTGAAGAAAACCTTCAACAAATCGGTGGATATCTATGAAGTGCAGGCTGTGCTGTCGCAATATATCCTGAAGTGA
- the ggt gene encoding gamma-glutamyltransferase, translated as MGRGPVTGTKTMVVSPHYLASAAGAEVLAKGGNAYDAAVAVSAALAVVYPHMTGLGGDAFWLGYSASEGRVRAYNGSGRSGYAVRRDCYAGEEAIPRRGVRSAITVPGMADSWEAVQREYGRLTLAEVLEPAIGYSAGGFPLSPDQHGGSVLAGAALSPEAAAVYLPGGRIPAAGERFVQRQLAGALRVLAAGGRDAFYKGSIAKEICDHMQASGGYLTREDFADHKGSWEEPLQTHYHGHTVYQVPPNSQGFTALMALNILEHYNFAEIRHGSYEYYHLLVEALKLSFRDRDQVLTDPSFSSIPLDRLLSKSYAAQLAAAICPHKAIALSSEPVGRDTAYAAVVDEEGNAVSFIQSLYFEFGSGVVAGNTGILLQNRGSFFSLDPAHVNTLEPHKRTFHTLMPAMACRDGKPAYLYGTQGGEGQPQTQTLLLTRMLHYGMDPQTAVSEPRFVWGRTWGEPTQELRIENRVAEAVRAELAEAGHLVREAESYDGVMGHAHAISIDGNGYRSGGTDPRSDGAAIGW; from the coding sequence ATGGGGAGAGGACCGGTGACCGGAACGAAAACAATGGTGGTCAGCCCGCACTATCTGGCCTCGGCAGCGGGCGCGGAAGTTTTGGCCAAAGGCGGCAACGCCTATGATGCGGCCGTTGCAGTCAGCGCGGCGCTGGCTGTGGTCTATCCGCATATGACCGGGCTCGGCGGAGACGCCTTCTGGCTTGGGTACAGCGCCAGTGAAGGGCGCGTACGGGCTTATAACGGCAGCGGACGCTCTGGCTACGCCGTCCGCCGGGACTGCTATGCCGGGGAGGAGGCCATTCCCCGGCGGGGTGTGCGCAGCGCCATTACGGTGCCCGGAATGGCGGATAGCTGGGAGGCCGTCCAACGGGAGTATGGACGGCTGACCCTGGCCGAGGTGCTGGAGCCGGCTATCGGCTACAGCGCCGGGGGCTTTCCGTTGTCGCCGGACCAGCATGGCGGCAGCGTACTGGCCGGAGCCGCGCTGTCGCCTGAAGCGGCGGCGGTGTATCTTCCCGGCGGCCGGATTCCGGCGGCGGGAGAGCGGTTTGTGCAGCGGCAGCTGGCCGGGGCGCTGCGGGTACTTGCGGCGGGAGGCCGGGATGCTTTTTATAAAGGGAGCATTGCGAAAGAGATCTGTGATCACATGCAGGCTTCCGGCGGGTACCTGACCCGCGAGGATTTCGCGGACCATAAGGGAAGCTGGGAAGAGCCGCTCCAGACGCACTATCATGGGCATACCGTCTATCAGGTTCCGCCGAACTCGCAGGGCTTCACCGCGCTCATGGCGCTTAATATCCTGGAGCATTATAACTTCGCAGAGATCAGGCATGGCTCCTATGAGTATTATCATCTGCTGGTGGAGGCGCTGAAGCTGAGCTTCCGTGACCGTGACCAGGTGCTCACTGACCCGTCCTTTAGCAGCATTCCGCTGGACCGTCTGCTGAGTAAGTCCTATGCGGCACAACTCGCGGCGGCAATTTGTCCCCATAAGGCGATTGCTCTAAGCAGCGAACCGGTTGGAAGGGATACAGCTTACGCAGCGGTGGTGGATGAAGAGGGGAATGCAGTCTCGTTCATCCAGAGTCTGTATTTCGAATTCGGGTCGGGGGTTGTGGCTGGGAATACGGGGATTCTGCTTCAGAACCGCGGGTCCTTCTTCTCGCTCGATCCCGCCCATGTCAATACGCTGGAGCCGCACAAGCGCACCTTCCACACGCTGATGCCGGCGATGGCCTGCCGGGACGGGAAACCGGCTTATCTCTATGGCACGCAGGGCGGTGAAGGACAGCCGCAGACGCAGACCCTGCTGCTCACACGCATGCTTCATTACGGGATGGACCCGCAGACTGCGGTGAGTGAACCGCGCTTTGTCTGGGGCAGAACCTGGGGGGAGCCGACTCAGGAGCTGCGGATCGAGAACCGGGTAGCGGAAGCCGTACGGGCAGAGCTGGCGGAGGCGGGGCATCTGGTCCGTGAGGCAGAGAGCTATGACGGGGTGATGGGGCACGCCCATGCTATCTCGATTGATGGCAACGGCTACCGCAGTGGGGGGACTGACCCTCGCTCTGATGGAGCTGCTATCGGGTGGTAG
- a CDS encoding amidase family protein: MVLDNRHGAFRVPELEIPGSGHGTLHGLAFTVKDVFAVAGHRSSAGNPDWLRSHEPADSHATVVRRLLEAGAMLRGAAHTDELMYSLGGENYHYGTPVNPHGENRIPGGSSSGSAVAVASGSVDFALGTDTGGSIRVPSAYCGVFGYRPSHGAVSLEGVIPLAPAFDTVGWIAGSAELLLKTGRVLLGSANSCVVAQGGESRKKEGVLLGSVDRGEDACSGENRKKAGDLLGSANSGVVAQGMENSMEQSGGEKVDESAGDLRMSRMFIPPEGWALVEQDCADYLRRGLDKLQAGASLQAAEAVVAPEGLKTWMDAFRELQGAEIWATHGEWIGREQPVFGPDIAARFAWAAGLAGADHSPAAMLRSRITQRLRALLGKDGCLVLPTVPGPAPLRGAGPGQLERSRSSAMMLSCLAGLAGLPQVTLPVPGPGGLPLGLSVIGGHGQDLRLLSWIQEVWK; this comes from the coding sequence ATGGTTCTTGATAATCGGCACGGTGCATTCCGGGTCCCGGAGCTGGAGATTCCAGGCAGCGGGCACGGGACATTGCACGGCCTGGCCTTCACAGTAAAAGATGTCTTCGCAGTGGCCGGGCACCGCTCTTCCGCCGGTAACCCGGACTGGCTGCGCAGCCATGAACCGGCGGACTCCCATGCGACTGTTGTTCGCAGGCTGCTGGAAGCCGGAGCTATGCTGCGGGGAGCTGCCCATACAGATGAGCTGATGTACAGCCTTGGCGGAGAGAACTATCATTACGGTACGCCGGTGAATCCGCATGGGGAGAACCGGATTCCCGGCGGCTCGTCCAGCGGGTCGGCGGTAGCGGTGGCCTCGGGAAGTGTGGATTTTGCCCTTGGGACGGATACAGGCGGCTCAATCCGGGTTCCATCCGCTTATTGCGGTGTGTTCGGTTATCGTCCATCGCATGGAGCGGTATCCTTGGAGGGGGTGATTCCGCTGGCCCCGGCTTTTGACACGGTGGGCTGGATCGCGGGAAGCGCGGAGCTGCTGCTGAAGACGGGGCGCGTTCTACTCGGGTCTGCGAACAGCTGCGTGGTTGCCCAGGGCGGAGAGAGTAGGAAGAAGGAGGGTGTACTACTCGGGTCTGTGGACAGAGGCGAAGATGCCTGTAGTGGGGAGAACAGGAAGAAGGCGGGCGATCTGCTCGGGTCTGCGAACAGCGGCGTAGTTGCCCAGGGCATGGAGAATAGTATGGAGCAGAGCGGTGGTGAGAAGGTAGACGAGTCTGCCGGTGATCTTCGAATGTCCCGGATGTTCATCCCGCCGGAAGGCTGGGCGCTTGTGGAGCAGGACTGTGCAGACTACCTGAGGCGTGGGCTGGACAAGCTGCAAGCAGGCGCTTCGCTACAGGCTGCTGAAGCCGTGGTTGCCCCTGAAGGCTTGAAGACTTGGATGGACGCCTTCCGCGAGCTGCAGGGTGCCGAGATCTGGGCAACCCATGGAGAGTGGATCGGGCGGGAGCAGCCGGTCTTCGGGCCGGATATTGCCGCCCGGTTCGCTTGGGCGGCGGGGCTGGCCGGGGCGGATCACAGCCCCGCCGCTATGCTGCGCAGCCGGATCACTCAGCGGCTGCGGGCGCTTCTCGGGAAGGACGGCTGTCTCGTCCTTCCGACCGTGCCGGGTCCGGCCCCGCTGCGCGGCGCAGGACCCGGGCAACTGGAGCGTAGCCGCAGCAGCGCGATGATGCTCAGCTGCCTGGCCGGACTGGCCGGGCTGCCGCAGGTTACGCTGCCGGTGCCCGGCCCCGGCGGACTCCCGCTGGGACTGTCCGTCATCGGCGGGCACGGACAAGATCTCCGGCTCCTGTCCTGGATACAGGAGGTATGGAAGTAG